In one Zobellia galactanivorans genomic region, the following are encoded:
- a CDS encoding cytochrome c oxidase subunit I, with the protein MSVTANAQVDDHAHDDHEHHHKQTFVTKYIFSQDHKMISKQYLILGVFVMGAIGIAMSLLFRMQLAWPGESFSVFEALLGKWAPEGVMDADVYLALVTIHGTLMVFFVLTQGLSGTFSNLLIPLQIGARDMASGFMNMLSFWMFFVSCIIMLSSLFLEAGPAAAGWTIYPPLSALPMAQPGSGMGMTLWLVAMAIFIASSLIGSLNYVVTVINLRTKGMSMTRLPLTIWAFFVTAIIGIISFPVLLSAALLLIMDRSFGTSFFLSDIFIQGEVLHYQGGSPVLYEHLFWFLGHPEVYIVILPAMGIVSEVMAVNARKPIFGYRAMIASILAIAFLSTIVWGHHMFISGMNPFLGSVFTFTTLLIAIPSAVKAFNWITTLWKGNLQLNPAMLFSIGMVSTFITGGLTGIILGDSTLDINVHDTYFVIAHFHLVMGISALYGMFAGIYHWFPIMFEGKMMNKNLGYVHFWITAVGSYGVFFPMHFVGMAGVPRRYYENTAFPMFDELTDIQVLMTVFAIITAAAQLVFVFNFVRSIFYGKVGPINPWKATSLEWTAPQKHIHGNWPGAIPEVHRWAYDYSKVDANGEYIIPGQDFIPQTVPLQEDEEELQH; encoded by the coding sequence ATGTCTGTTACTGCAAATGCACAGGTTGATGATCATGCACATGACGATCATGAGCATCACCACAAACAAACCTTTGTAACCAAATATATATTTAGTCAGGATCATAAAATGATCTCTAAACAATATTTGATTCTTGGTGTATTCGTTATGGGGGCAATAGGTATTGCAATGTCTCTTTTGTTCCGGATGCAATTGGCTTGGCCAGGTGAATCCTTTTCGGTTTTCGAAGCTTTATTGGGTAAGTGGGCACCAGAAGGTGTTATGGATGCCGATGTATACCTTGCTTTGGTGACCATCCACGGTACCTTAATGGTATTTTTCGTACTTACACAGGGGTTGAGTGGTACCTTTAGTAATTTACTTATTCCATTGCAGATTGGCGCGCGTGATATGGCATCTGGTTTTATGAACATGTTATCGTTCTGGATGTTCTTTGTTTCGTGTATTATAATGTTATCTTCTTTATTTTTAGAAGCAGGTCCTGCGGCAGCGGGATGGACAATCTATCCGCCTTTAAGTGCTTTGCCAATGGCGCAGCCTGGTTCTGGTATGGGTATGACACTTTGGTTGGTCGCAATGGCAATATTCATTGCTTCTTCTCTTATTGGGTCTTTGAATTATGTAGTGACCGTAATTAACCTTCGTACCAAGGGAATGTCTATGACTAGATTGCCATTGACTATTTGGGCATTTTTTGTAACTGCTATTATTGGTATTATATCTTTCCCGGTATTATTGTCTGCAGCATTGCTGTTGATAATGGATAGAAGTTTTGGAACATCCTTTTTCTTGTCCGATATATTTATACAAGGTGAAGTTTTGCATTACCAAGGTGGTTCTCCTGTATTATATGAACACCTTTTCTGGTTCTTGGGTCACCCTGAAGTTTACATTGTGATCTTACCGGCAATGGGTATCGTATCTGAAGTGATGGCGGTAAATGCAAGAAAGCCGATTTTTGGTTATCGAGCGATGATCGCTTCTATTTTGGCAATCGCATTCTTGTCGACCATTGTTTGGGGTCACCATATGTTTATCTCTGGTATGAACCCGTTCTTGGGATCGGTATTTACCTTTACTACCTTGTTGATCGCTATTCCTTCTGCGGTAAAAGCGTTTAACTGGATAACCACTCTTTGGAAAGGTAACTTGCAGTTGAATCCGGCGATGCTGTTTTCAATCGGTATGGTTTCTACCTTTATTACTGGGGGTCTAACAGGTATCATCTTAGGTGATAGTACTCTTGATATCAATGTTCATGATACTTATTTTGTAATTGCCCACTTCCACTTGGTAATGGGTATATCTGCACTATACGGGATGTTTGCCGGTATTTACCACTGGTTCCCGATAATGTTCGAAGGTAAGATGATGAATAAGAACCTAGGTTATGTTCATTTTTGGATTACCGCAGTTGGTTCTTATGGTGTTTTCTTTCCGATGCATTTTGTCGGAATGGCAGGTGTACCTAGACGTTATTATGAGAACACCGCTTTCCCGATGTTCGATGAATTGACCGATATTCAAGTATTGATGACCGTGTTCGCCATCATCACGGCAGCGGCACAGCTTGTATTTGTATTCAACTTTGTAAGAAGTATATTCTACGGTAAGGTTGGTCCTATAAACCCTTGGAAGGCGACTTCCTTGGAATGGACTGCTCCACAGAAACACATTCATGGGAACTGGCCAGGTGCCATTCCTGAAGTTCACCGTTGGGCCTATGATTATAGTAAGGTCGACGCGAACGGCGAGTACATTATTCCGGGACAGGATTTTATCCCACAGACCGTACCGCTTCAAGAAGATGAAGAAGAACTTCAGCACTAA
- a CDS encoding GIN domain-containing protein, with protein MKNLVFLFVVLFVCQGFSQRKPKIKGNKSVIEVYQGLPPFHAIELRDGLEIKLHDATEEGVSIVADDNLIDVLRFRVIDSVLQISSFYNITRKKKLEITVDYIYLEGITMYDGKIDMDGAINSKDLYVDLHESARLNLNADAEILNINMEGNSSGDFNIAGREMNLVLKDRVDVEIYANTHLNNIKMYKNATAILEGTAIELYANLLENSKLKGEKLEAESIYLTVEESATAEVRPTQNIQLSSSGNAKTYLFGEGKVEIIDFLDTSELHKEK; from the coding sequence ATGAAGAATCTGGTTTTTCTATTTGTTGTTCTTTTCGTTTGTCAAGGTTTCTCCCAACGTAAGCCTAAAATAAAGGGAAACAAAAGTGTTATTGAGGTCTATCAAGGCCTACCCCCTTTTCATGCGATAGAGTTGCGTGACGGACTTGAAATCAAGCTCCATGATGCAACGGAAGAAGGGGTGTCTATTGTAGCCGATGACAACCTAATCGATGTTTTGAGGTTTAGGGTAATCGATAGTGTTTTGCAGATCAGTTCGTTTTACAATATTACAAGAAAGAAGAAACTTGAAATCACGGTCGACTACATCTACCTTGAGGGGATTACCATGTATGATGGAAAGATAGATATGGACGGGGCCATCAACTCAAAGGACCTCTACGTAGATTTGCATGAATCCGCAAGGCTCAACTTAAACGCCGATGCCGAAATCCTCAATATCAATATGGAAGGGAATAGTTCGGGAGATTTTAATATTGCGGGAAGGGAAATGAACCTAGTGCTAAAGGATAGGGTCGATGTTGAGATTTATGCAAATACCCATCTGAACAATATCAAGATGTATAAGAACGCTACCGCTATTCTTGAAGGAACGGCCATTGAGTTATATGCCAATCTTCTTGAGAACTCTAAGTTAAAGGGGGAGAAGCTGGAAGCTGAATCCATATATTTGACCGTAGAGGAATCGGCTACGGCCGAAGTGCGGCCCACCCAAAATATTCAACTGTCTTCAAGTGGCAATGCCAAGACCTACCTGTTCGGTGAAGGAAAAGTCGAAATTATCGATTTCCTCGACACTTCTGAATTGCATAAGGAAAAGTAA